The following are encoded in a window of Candidatus Methylomirabilis limnetica genomic DNA:
- a CDS encoding glycosyltransferase — MSVGAPPIANSVIALFVANLSGGGAQRRTLTLAHAFAARGHEVHLVVVRSDGSLQSALSPRVRLVRLESWLLRFPLVRGGHRLQVGASVPALARYLRQERPDVLLAAASHVNLAAVWARRLARTGTRLVLRASNHLSRSAWNWKRLPRPLLPVFARLFYRWADAFIAVSEDVAHDLSRVTGIPHESIATIPNPVVTPELEEKACAPLDHPWYRPGQPPVVLGVGRLAAQKDFPTLLRAFARLRSKRPAKLLILGDGKGDRRARLVALAETLGIADDVELPGYVDNPYPYMVRSAVFVLSSAWEGLPGVLIEAMACGCPVVSTDCPGGAAEILDGGVYGPLVPVGDDAALAAAVESVLDRPPDRGRLRARARCYSVDHAVERYLKVLLGVAGAPPSDELVTGGAAKG; from the coding sequence GTGAGTGTGGGCGCTCCACCGATCGCGAACAGCGTGATCGCGCTTTTCGTGGCCAATCTGTCGGGTGGCGGAGCCCAGCGGCGCACGCTCACTCTCGCGCACGCGTTCGCCGCGCGCGGACACGAGGTTCATCTTGTAGTCGTGCGCTCGGACGGCTCATTGCAGAGCGCGCTTTCGCCCCGTGTACGGCTCGTACGGCTCGAATCCTGGCTGCTCCGCTTTCCCTTGGTCCGCGGCGGACACCGCCTGCAAGTGGGGGCAAGCGTGCCGGCGTTGGCACGCTATCTGCGCCAAGAGCGTCCAGATGTCCTGCTGGCGGCGGCCAGTCACGTCAACCTCGCGGCGGTGTGGGCGCGCCGCCTGGCGCGCACGGGAACGCGCCTGGTGCTGCGCGCGAGCAATCACCTCTCGCGCTCCGCCTGGAACTGGAAGAGGCTGCCCCGACCACTACTGCCGGTGTTCGCACGGCTGTTCTACCGCTGGGCTGACGCCTTTATCGCTGTTTCAGAGGATGTCGCGCACGATCTATCACGGGTAACCGGTATTCCACACGAGAGTATTGCAACCATCCCCAACCCCGTAGTCACACCCGAGCTCGAGGAGAAGGCGTGCGCACCCCTCGATCATCCCTGGTATCGGCCTGGTCAGCCGCCCGTGGTCCTCGGCGTCGGTCGGCTCGCGGCGCAGAAGGATTTTCCCACCCTGCTTCGCGCCTTCGCGAGGCTGCGCTCGAAGAGGCCGGCGAAGCTCCTGATCCTGGGCGACGGTAAAGGCGACCGACGTGCGCGGCTCGTGGCGCTCGCTGAAACACTCGGGATTGCCGACGACGTCGAGCTTCCGGGCTACGTCGACAACCCCTATCCCTACATGGTACGCAGCGCCGTTTTTGTGCTCTCCTCCGCCTGGGAGGGATTGCCGGGTGTGCTCATCGAGGCGATGGCTTGCGGCTGCCCCGTCGTGAGCACGGATTGTCCCGGCGGCGCCGCCGAGATTCTGGACGGCGGCGTGTACGGGCCGCTTGTTCCCGTGGGTGACGACGCCGCGCTCGCGGCGGCCGTAGAGTCGGTGCTCGACCGTCCCCCCGATCGCGGGCGCTTGCGCGCGCGAGCGCGCTGCTATAGCGTCGATCACGCGGTGGAGCGTTACCTCAAGGTTCTCCTCGGTGTCGCTGGCGCCCCTCCGTCCGACGAGCTCGTGACAGGGGGCGCGGCCAAGGGATGA
- a CDS encoding acyl carrier protein: protein MTHYETILPQLYEILQPYGQVGQILSGETELVADLNLDSLKVMELLLELEERFDISIPLNIVSDVRTIGDFARQIEQLMEHR, encoded by the coding sequence ATGACTCACTACGAGACGATACTGCCGCAACTCTACGAGATCCTGCAGCCATATGGGCAGGTGGGACAGATCCTTTCAGGGGAGACAGAGCTCGTAGCCGATCTCAATCTCGATTCGCTGAAGGTCATGGAGCTTCTGCTTGAGTTGGAGGAACGGTTCGACATCTCCATTCCTCTCAACATCGTTTCGGATGTACGAACCATTGGGGATTTTGCCAGGCAGATCGAGCAACTTATGGAGCATAGGTGA
- the spt gene encoding serine palmitoyltransferase — MALLKKFRQLADARKSLAMVSEDPFRVTIERLLSPTEAVVNGRPVILAGTNNYLGLTFDPQCIEAAAHAVREQGTGTTGSRMANGNFIGHLALERELAEFYGRRWCDVFSTGYLANLGVISALAGPGDVILIDADCHASIYDGCRMSGAEVIRFRHNDTADLHKRLTRLGKRCPNTLIIAEGLYSMLGDRSALVEIAALKREHGAYLLLDEAHSLGVLGERGRGRSEEAGVEDSVDFIVGTFSKSLGATGGFCVSDHPVMELVRYASRPYIFTASLCPSVVASTRAALRRLRTAPELRLKLWTNAQRLYDSLKGLGFRLGPEPSPIIAVRIGQAEDTIAFWNGLFRQDVYVNMILPPATPDGGSLLRCSVSAAHTPDQIDRICEAFASVKVILSSDRADSHGAIRPQAFHDGGSVRP, encoded by the coding sequence ATGGCTCTCCTGAAGAAGTTCCGACAGTTGGCCGATGCCCGGAAATCATTAGCAATGGTGAGCGAGGATCCCTTCCGGGTGACGATCGAGCGCCTCTTGTCGCCGACCGAGGCCGTCGTGAACGGCCGTCCGGTGATCCTGGCAGGGACGAACAACTACCTGGGGTTAACGTTCGATCCTCAGTGTATTGAAGCCGCGGCCCACGCCGTGCGGGAGCAAGGAACAGGTACCACCGGTTCCAGAATGGCGAATGGTAATTTCATTGGACACCTTGCGTTAGAGAGAGAGCTGGCAGAGTTTTATGGACGTCGATGGTGCGATGTCTTCTCGACCGGCTACCTGGCTAACCTGGGCGTCATTTCAGCGCTCGCCGGTCCTGGAGACGTAATTCTGATCGATGCCGATTGCCATGCGAGCATCTATGATGGCTGCCGGATGAGCGGTGCTGAGGTCATTCGATTCCGCCACAACGATACCGCTGACCTCCATAAGCGTCTGACACGTCTGGGGAAGCGTTGCCCCAACACGCTGATCATCGCAGAAGGTCTCTACAGTATGCTGGGGGATAGATCGGCGCTGGTGGAGATAGCGGCCTTGAAACGGGAGCATGGCGCCTATCTGCTCCTGGACGAGGCCCACTCGCTTGGAGTCTTGGGAGAGCGTGGCCGCGGGCGCTCCGAGGAGGCCGGTGTCGAGGACAGTGTCGATTTTATCGTCGGGACCTTCAGTAAGAGCCTGGGTGCCACCGGCGGGTTCTGTGTTTCGGATCATCCAGTGATGGAACTGGTCCGGTATGCCAGTCGCCCGTATATCTTCACTGCCTCCCTATGTCCATCGGTTGTTGCCTCCACAAGGGCTGCCCTGCGAAGACTCCGAACGGCACCCGAGCTGCGTCTTAAGCTCTGGACCAACGCGCAGCGGTTGTACGACTCGTTGAAAGGTTTGGGATTCAGGCTGGGTCCGGAACCCAGTCCGATCATCGCGGTTCGAATCGGACAGGCGGAAGATACGATCGCCTTCTGGAACGGTCTTTTCCGTCAAGACGTGTACGTGAACATGATCCTGCCACCCGCTACCCCCGATGGGGGGAGTCTACTCCGATGCAGCGTGAGCGCGGCGCACACCCCTGACCAGATCGACCGCATCTGCGAGGCCTTCGCGTCCGTCAAAGTGATCCTATCCTCTGACCGTGCCGACAGCCACGGCGCCATCCGTCCGCAGGCCTTCCACGACGGAGGGTCTGTGAGACCGTGA
- a CDS encoding NAD-dependent epimerase/dehydratase family protein, whose amino-acid sequence MRDIVALTGATGFIGSAVARRLIQGGWRVRALRRSPSPTARLTSTPLQWVLGTFEDRDCLESLVGDADAVIHCAGAVRGITEADFYRANVEAVSRLAHIAASRSPVPRFLLISSLAAREPELSPYAASKRLGELALSETADRLPWTALRPPVVYGPEDRAIRPLLRLMLYGIAPILGRKDGRFSLLYVEDLAEAVIQWLISNTVEKRAFELDDGHPNGYTWHEVIETFQRLRGKRVIHFQVPELIPNVGARLNKIVASVIGYAPMFTPGKVREFRHPDWICDNAPFCRVANWTPKVRLEEGLRLTLDFPLPWQGAGA is encoded by the coding sequence ATGCGGGACATTGTTGCATTAACGGGGGCGACGGGATTCATTGGGAGTGCTGTAGCCCGGAGACTGATACAAGGAGGATGGCGCGTACGTGCGCTACGCCGGTCACCGTCCCCGACAGCCCGCCTTACGAGTACTCCGCTTCAGTGGGTTCTGGGTACATTCGAAGATCGCGATTGCCTCGAAAGTCTGGTGGGCGATGCGGATGCCGTGATCCACTGCGCAGGGGCGGTACGCGGGATCACCGAGGCCGACTTTTACCGGGCGAACGTTGAGGCGGTCTCACGGCTGGCCCATATTGCCGCCAGCCGAAGCCCCGTGCCCAGATTTCTACTGATATCATCGTTGGCGGCTCGAGAGCCGGAGTTGTCACCCTACGCAGCCAGCAAGCGGCTGGGGGAGCTCGCCCTATCTGAAACGGCCGATCGGCTCCCGTGGACCGCGCTTCGCCCTCCAGTGGTCTATGGCCCCGAGGACCGCGCGATTCGTCCTCTGCTTCGTCTGATGCTGTACGGGATCGCCCCCATACTGGGTCGAAAAGACGGCAGATTCTCCTTGCTCTATGTGGAAGACTTGGCAGAGGCCGTGATACAATGGTTGATCAGCAATACCGTAGAGAAACGAGCGTTCGAGTTAGATGATGGGCATCCTAATGGATATACTTGGCATGAGGTTATTGAGACCTTCCAGCGACTTCGCGGAAAACGGGTGATCCATTTTCAGGTGCCGGAGCTGATCCCTAATGTCGGCGCGAGGCTCAACAAGATCGTGGCATCCGTGATAGGATACGCGCCGATGTTCACCCCTGGAAAGGTGCGGGAGTTCAGGCACCCGGACTGGATCTGCGATAACGCTCCGTTCTGCCGAGTTGCCAACTGGACGCCAAAGGTGCGTTTGGAAGAAGGTCTGAGGCTCACTCTTGATTTTCCGTTACCATGGCAAGGGGCGGGCGCATAA